The genomic interval AGCGCTTAAAAACACAACCGCATCCCAGCACAAAACCTTTCTTCTCCGTTTTATCAAAGCTTTTTCCCGTTATCATAGGGATGTATGTAATTTCAGATTAATACATGAATGCATGGAGCAGGTGAATATCGCCATAGACGATAAGATCATAAACCTTTCGCGGGCAAACAATACTTTATATCAATTCCTGTTGCCCCACGAGCGGCCTCCGGAAAAAGCAACTATTATAAATCATGCGGTAATTAAAGCTGATGTACGGGGATCTACAGATATCACCCACCGGATGATAGAGCGCGGTTTGAATCCAGCCTCATTTTTCAGCCTGAACTTTTTTGATCCAATATCTGACATTCTTTCCGAGTATGATGCAACAAAAAATTTTATCGAAGGCGATGCTGTAATTTTATCGATATTTGAGTACGAAAATGCGCCAGCCGGCTGGTTCAGTGTCTCAAAGGCATGCTGTATTGCTCTTAATATATTGATGATCATCAAGCGATATAATGAAAAAAGCGAAAAATTTCAGTTACCGATTCTCGAGCTTGGCATAGGAATAAGTTATTCAAACTCAGGCCCGACCTTTCTTTTCGACCGTGATAGCCGTATTATGATTTCATCAGCCATAAATCAGGCAGATCGTTTATCAAGATGTTCTAAAGCAGGTTTGCAATTCTTTGCTGACAAGAATAACCTTTTTAATATTTATGTTTTTCAAACTATCGATGATAACAATATTAACGATACCACTGATGATATTTTCATAAGGTATAATATAAATGGCATTGAGTTAAATGAAAAAGGTTTTGAAAAACTTTCCAATGAAATTGACTTGAAGCCTTTGCAAGGCAGTTTTGACGATATAATTAAAGTTAAATCGAATTTTTATACCGGTAAACTCCCAACAAAAAGTGGCTATTATCAACGCTTATTAATACGTGAAGCTCAGATTCCCATTATTGATCCTGCCACATTTGAAATAAAAAGCATATCCTCCCACAAATATTACGAAGTATGTACCCATCCAAAACTTTATGAATGGGCAAATAAGACCTGAAAAACTTTTTCTTATTTTCCTAATAACCCGATAGTGAACGAATAACGGCTTCGGCAGCCATAATTCCGTCTACAGCCGAACTAACTATTCCTCCCGCATAACCTGCTCCTTCTCCTGAAGGGAAAAGGCCGGCTACACTTACCGATTCGCCCGATTCATTACGCAGGATTCGACAAGGGCTTGAACTCCTTGTTTCAGCGGCATAAAGAAGAACTTCTTCCGGCACAATACCATTCATAAAACTTAACATTTTTGGAATAGCGGCTGTTAGGGTTTCGCAGATAAAATCCGGAAGTATATTATGCAGGTCAGCAGGTCGAGATTTTTCCCAGGATCTGTTATTTGGAATAGCATATGGGTATTTTTTTGATAGAAATCCTGAAAGAGTCGCAACAGGAAGAGAATAATCACTTCCTCCTTCGGCATATGCAAAACGTTCTATTTTTTCCTGAAACTCTATTCCGGAAAGAAAAGTATTAGTTTTATCAACATAAACCGGAAAATCAGTTGGATCAACAGGTACGAGAAATGCAGCATTACCAAATTTGCCCGATCTTTTAGAAAGACTCATTCCGTTTGTGGTTAATGCTCCATGCGATGATGCGCAAGGGATAACTGTACCTCCGGGGCACATGCAAAATGTATAGCATGCGCGGTGCAAATTATCCTTTTTGGAAGTTAAGCGAAAAGATGCCGCTCCGAGACGCGGATGCCCTGCAAAGCGGCCCCATTGCGCACGGTTTATGCTCTGCTGGGAAAGCTCAAGGCGCACTCCTGCGGCAAATGGTTTCGGTTCAAGTATAACAGAAGATTGTGCAAGCATTGCGTAGATATCTCTCGCACTGTGTCCGCTTGCAAGTATGCAGTGGCTTGTTTCAATTTCTTTTCCGTTAACAACAATGCCGGCAAGCTTGTCCTTTTCAATATGGAGGCTTTCAAGCCGGGAATTAAATCGTACTTCTCCACCATTAACTTCAATAAGCCTTCTAAAGGATTGCACGATTTTTCTAAGTATGTCACTTCCAAGATGTGGTTCCGCATCTATAAGGATATCTTCTTCTGCTCCGCATTTTACAAGGGTTTGAAGAAATTTTTGCGTTGCCGCCCTGTTCTTGCTTCGTGAAGTAAGCTTGCCGTCAGAAAAAAGCCCGGCTCCACCTTCACCAAAAAGGACATTGCTTTCGGTATTAAGGGTTCCTTTTTTCCAGAATTGAGAAACCTGTAAAGTTCGTTCTTGAACAGGGACCCCCTGTTCAATTAAAAGCGGAGAAAGCCCGGCTTCCGCCAGTAATAGTGCTGCCATCAATCCGGAAGGCCCGGCACCAACTACAACAACGGGAGTTTTTGGTTTTCTTGATATTTTTCTGATATCGGATTCAGATGAAGCTGCTGCCTCTTTGATTTGTTCTATGTCAACATCAACCGGAAGCACAAAACCGCTTAAGCTTTTGATTTCAATTTCTGCCGTAAGTGAAAATACGGGAGCTTCCCTGTGCTTGCGTGCATCAATAGATCTGCGGACAATTTTTACATAAGAGATATTGTCTTCACTGCATCTAAGCTTTGCAGCAACAACAATTTTGATATCATTACCTTTATAATCAAGAGGAAGTAAAAGCTGGCGGATTTTTATGCGCATATATA from Pseudomonadota bacterium carries:
- a CDS encoding FAD-dependent monooxygenase — its product is MRIKIRQLLLPLDYKGNDIKIVVAAKLRCSEDNISYVKIVRRSIDARKHREAPVFSLTAEIEIKSLSGFVLPVDVDIEQIKEAAASSESDIRKISRKPKTPVVVVGAGPSGLMAALLLAEAGLSPLLIEQGVPVQERTLQVSQFWKKGTLNTESNVLFGEGGAGLFSDGKLTSRSKNRAATQKFLQTLVKCGAEEDILIDAEPHLGSDILRKIVQSFRRLIEVNGGEVRFNSRLESLHIEKDKLAGIVVNGKEIETSHCILASGHSARDIYAMLAQSSVILEPKPFAAGVRLELSQQSINRAQWGRFAGHPRLGAASFRLTSKKDNLHRACYTFCMCPGGTVIPCASSHGALTTNGMSLSKRSGKFGNAAFLVPVDPTDFPVYVDKTNTFLSGIEFQEKIERFAYAEGGSDYSLPVATLSGFLSKKYPYAIPNNRSWEKSRPADLHNILPDFICETLTAAIPKMLSFMNGIVPEEVLLYAAETRSSSPCRILRNESGESVSVAGLFPSGEGAGYAGGIVSSAVDGIMAAEAVIRSLSGY